Proteins found in one bacterium genomic segment:
- the obgE gene encoding GTPase ObgE — MLIDDVTIKVEAGNGGRGAVAFNKNMMSLGPVGGSGGRGGSIYFEGVSDLNALSQFRYKKNIKAIDGSNGQGQFRDGPDGSDIVLKVPVGTIIQKIETGKTEEVLKIGERIFIAKGGHGGKGNFKFRSPKNTTPKQFLEGIPGEQFTLRLELKLIADVGLIGLPNAGKSSLINELTKANSKVANYPFTTLEPNLGVYYELILADIPGLIEGASGGKGLGIKFLRHIERTKILFHLISAESENPVKDYKIIKNELKTYSKELIKKIEYVFLSKSDTMPAKEIKKKITALKKINKNVLPISVYDWDSLEKVKEILNKIKSEK; from the coding sequence ATGTTAATTGACGACGTAACAATTAAAGTTGAAGCCGGTAACGGTGGCAGAGGCGCCGTGGCTTTCAACAAAAATATGATGAGTTTGGGCCCAGTTGGCGGAAGCGGCGGTCGCGGCGGCAGTATTTATTTTGAAGGCGTTTCCGACTTAAATGCCTTGAGCCAGTTCAGATACAAAAAAAATATTAAGGCCATAGATGGCTCAAACGGGCAAGGGCAATTCAGAGACGGCCCTGACGGAAGCGATATTGTTTTAAAAGTTCCCGTGGGAACGATAATCCAAAAAATTGAGACGGGGAAAACCGAAGAAGTATTAAAAATCGGCGAGAGAATTTTCATCGCAAAAGGCGGCCACGGCGGAAAAGGAAATTTTAAGTTTCGTTCTCCCAAAAATACCACTCCGAAGCAATTTCTAGAAGGAATACCCGGCGAGCAGTTCACTCTAAGATTAGAACTCAAACTCATAGCTGACGTGGGTCTCATAGGATTGCCGAACGCGGGAAAATCCAGTTTGATAAACGAACTTACAAAAGCAAACAGCAAAGTCGCGAATTATCCCTTTACTACATTAGAGCCGAATCTTGGAGTATATTATGAACTTATTCTCGCGGATATTCCAGGGCTTATTGAAGGCGCGTCAGGCGGCAAAGGTTTGGGCATAAAATTTCTCCGCCACATTGAACGCACAAAAATTCTTTTTCATTTAATTTCCGCGGAATCGGAAAATCCCGTGAAAGATTACAAAATAATCAAAAATGAGCTCAAAACATACAGTAAAGAGCTGATAAAGAAAATTGAATATGTATTTTTGAGCAAAAGCGACACAATGCCGGCAAAAGAAATAAAAAAGAAAATCACCGCCCTGAAAAAAATTAACAAAAATGTTCTCCCGATTTCCGTTTATGATTGGGACAGTTTGGAAAAAGTGAAAGAGATTCTGAATAAAATAAAATCGGAAAAATAG